A portion of the Punica granatum isolate Tunisia-2019 chromosome 7, ASM765513v2, whole genome shotgun sequence genome contains these proteins:
- the LOC116214495 gene encoding uncharacterized protein LOC116214495 — protein MASSSSAEFINTVKAEKAKATLRYQRMSQLKILMHVVEACVALFILISWCSGGGFSLVVDSSIDRSRRLLDLLRKPFTVFILSNIIIVVIALLSGSGAGSDRKQKTGPEANLSDRIYDEYLSRRGATHVNSVHTLVPEKSLDEVGPANNLQIVPYVAEQQEPAKPVAYKVSRVPVSSSSAVTVAEEGSPRHYRRTRSAVVAKPCRQENDWVLRRSMTENGRTTARGELARAPSVDDLSNEEFNQKVESYIARTRWFLQRELMADPTVVPKESHNNSSMAVIVRN, from the coding sequence AtggcttcctcctcctctgctgAGTTCATCAACACGGTCAAGGCCGAGAAGGCTAAGGCCACACTCCGGTACCAGAGAATGAGTCAGCTCAAGATTCTCATGCATGTGGTCGAGGCCTGCGTGGCGTTGTTCATCCTGATCTCGTGGTGCTCTGGCGGTGGCTTCTCCCTTGTGGTCGACTCCTCCATCGACCGCTCCCGCCGCCTCCTCGACCTCCTCAGGAAGCCTTTCACTGTCTTCATCCTCAGCAACATCATCATCGTAGTCATCGCCCTTCTTTCTGGCTCTGGCGCGGGCAGCGATAGGAAACAGAAGACTGGGCCAGAGGCTAACCTGTCTGATAGAATCTACGACGAGTACCTCTCTCGCCGGGGAGCCACCCACGTCAACAGCGTCCACACTCTGGTCCCAGAAAAGTCGCTGGACGAGGTAGGCCCGGCCAACAATCTACAGATCGTCCCTTATGTTGCGGAGCAGCAAGAGCCTGCCAAGCCAGTCGCGTACAAGGTCTCTCGGGTTCCGGTTAGTTCGAGTTCTGCTGTTACGGTCGCTGAGGAGGGATCACCAAGGCATTACAGGAGGACAAGGTCGGCAGTGGTGGCGAAGCCATGCAGGCAGGAAAATGATTGGGTGCTgaggcggtccatgaccgagAATGGCCGGACCACAGCACGCGGTGAGCTGGCGAGAGCGCCATCAGTGGACGATCTGAGCAATGAAGAGTTTAATCAGAAGGTGGAGAGCTACATCGCGAGGACGAGGTGGTTCTTGCAGAGGGAGCTCATGGCCGATCCGACCGTCGTCCCGAAGGAGAGCCATAATAATAGTAGCATGGCCGTAATTGttagaaattaa
- the LOC116212888 gene encoding 60S ribosomal protein L36-2-like, with product MAPKQPNTGLFVGLNKGHIVTKKEAAPRPRDRKGKTSKRVHFIRSLIREVAGFAPYEKRITELLKVGKDKRALKVAKRKLGTHKRAKKKREEMSSVLRKMRSAGGAEKKK from the exons ATGGCTCCGAAGCAGCCGAATACTGGATTATTTGTGGGGCTGAACAAAGGCCATATTGTGACCAAGAAGGAAGCGGCACCTCGCCCTAGGGACCGTAAAGGG AAGACTAGCAAGAGGGTTCATTTCATCAGGAGTTTGATAAGGGAAGTTGCTGGGTTCGCCCCGTATGAGAAGAGGATCACTGAGCTTCTGAAGGTCGGGAAGGACAAGCGTGCCCTGAAGGTAGCTAAGAGAAAGTTGGGCACTCACAAGAGAgccaagaagaagagagaggagatgTCTTCTGTTCTACGCAAGATGAG GTCTGCTGGAGgtgcggagaagaagaagtgA